The sequence CCATCACAGTCACTATAAATCTATTGGACTTATGGAATATTATAGTAGCTATGAATTGTGGGGACCGAGAAGAATTTTTGCGCAAttaccccctcccccctcccaccCCTGAGTTTGTGCaaattccccctccccctctccctccccctctccctctccctctccttctccttctccctctccttctccctctccctctccttccacctctccctctcccactcccactccctctcactctcctcctccctctccctctccctctccctctccttatcttatctcccctctcgcagtgaggacgagggggttgaaaagagagagagatatatctctctctctccccttccccttgccaaggtgagggaaaaaaaatttccctttttggaggaaaaattccctctctatactgacagattaaagtgaatccatatttctacatctcaattcaattttttttcaattcaattcaatttatttccacataaaattacaaatttgtaaatatagTTAAGTTACAATAAAGcaataaatataaagataaattactttactattttatttaaacttgcaacattattgaaaagtggaatcccCAAGAAGACTATACATCTGTGAATGGGGGAGAGTTCCTATGAGCAAGAATATaacaaaaagtaaattaagtttgaaatagttataagcaaaataatatacattcatAATACTAAGTTAACCTAACTTATATGCTAGTATGATAGAGTGCAATCTACAGACTATTGCACTTCCCTACCACTGTTTTTGTGACCATTTGTGAAGAGTGCTTGAATGAAAGAAAGAGCTAAAAAAAAAAAGAGCAAGAGGACTCAAGACtgtgacaatttatttattaaattgtagagatttaagaAGCATAGGAATGAAGTAAGCCCTCGGTTCCAGCCCAACCTATGCCAATCAACCATTTAAACAGCTTCCTTTTATACACCACATCGCTGCAGCTCTCAGCCTCCCTGATATCATTGGGCAAGTTTCTATAGACGATTTGTGCTAGATAGTGAGAAGACCTAAGTTCTATTCCGTGATATAATTGAGGTGTTGAATATCCATGGTTATTTCTGTGTCGAGTTTGATAGTTATGTTGAATATTGCTGAGTAGTTCTATTTTGTGTTTCCTGATATATGTGAGAAGTGTTTTAATATACAGTTGTCTTAAATTGAGCACAGGGAAGTCCGAGAACAACAGCGACGTGGGATATCTGGGTTCTTttttaagaattttttttataatggtGCGCTGGGTAACCGAGAGAGGCTCCAGGCTAGCAGATGACACCCCTCCCCAGACAATGATACCATACTGTAACACTGACTGTGCATAAGCATGGTATACTCTTTTACTTAATCTGGTATCAAGTACTTGGCTCAACTGAGATAGACCATACAGCATCCGTCGTAGCCTTTGCTTGACACACTGCATATGTgggggatgtttcacagagacaagttctcacagagacaagtagtgtttttgaacgatattagtgtcacagagacaagtttcacaggagcaagtatttctataaatggcagtctcacaggaacaagttcccacagagacaagcagtttcatagagacaaggtctctgtccaaagtagtagcgctataaatggcagtctcacagaagcaagttctcactgaaacaaggtgtttcacagaagcaaggtcagtgtcatagagacaaggtagcgaatgaaggaagaagttaggcgtgttgcctacatctgaacttgaaggcactccattatttgttctagtaaattgaatgtctgctgtttttcaatcatgcaggtatatgattatgattgaaggtttatcatataagatagggatgggttggtaacctattagaatcagatagaagatagatagaattatgaagataacttaaataaaaaaattgagttctatgtaaatgtaatatatttctaccaaactgacagacagacagacaaaagatatttatttcaaaaaaatgcactttacatacaaagtaataatcttatgtactcattattaatataaaacaacaacaaagaataaaaatgaatattctcgttaccaaattgcaaaggatgttcagtgaggtctactgttatctggactactgGAGTATTttaactcctaatgtcagattgagtaagataGTGCCAAGATAATAAGTATATATTAaaccttcaacccgaaagaataatcaatatgaatatgaaatggaatataaaaaagccaaatagcctaccactgacctattcatcaccgcttcttaaaaaccacatggccaaaatggtttttcattataattccttctttcgtaataaattgtttatgcttttgtactcctgagcgaagctcggtccccgatattatgagctaatcatctcttctttttccaagctgcggtctcgaattgtaaattcaaattaatataatattaacttcagacagtcacagagtaaagctgcgttaacacgtcaatagattctatagattctattagattgaacataacttatcatacacatgatgaacatatgtgtttttcaagtgccgttcaatctataataatctgtgaggattaagttattaacattttgttaataactttggtgtaaacgcagctttagatgccaagatttatcatggcgttccgagttacggatgataatgtcaatgaaaaacttcattttcctcatgaaatctttcccatagaaattttaacagattgttgttcgacaagcgtctctacatgttacaaaatgaaaattccagtgaaaaacaaaaagtgccacttgataattcccaaatcatctttttaatcgtagctctgattcaactgagcaataactttctgaacttactgagttaatatttaaaattatcataagcgcaatgggacttgggattccatcaattcaggataagtattatatcggtattcatttttacaggattgaagtagtgcaacatttagactagcacaccaatagattttatttgtaacgaagtgagttcattactttcatatcaaagttctactttttccattatgatatagtaatattatagtatattgGTATAGAGATATAGTATAttgacgactactgcaaaacaatgtctggtagccctggtaatgtaatgtaatgtaattaaATGTGAtcgtatggttgattggaagtctccaaccagcctgatcagatttcttagtgaggccattggcaaacattttaaaaaagacctgatattataacaatgactttattcctagtagatagcatttctagtagatggctgaatattctcgttaccacattgcaaaggatgctcagtgaggtctactgttatctggactactagagtattgtaactcctaatgtcaggttgagtaagagcttgaaatttatccctatttagtgtactccatgttcaataatctgcccctatcttatattagaagaaactggcctctgaataaattaaaaaacgcactaaatctaattctgaatgaaaatgcttattattccgtaaattaattttcaaattgttgaaaatgtgatattcagtgctggagtttataaatagtttttttcaatgtatgacttaatttattcaattgtactgagtaatgataattatgacttgataagactgatttgatgaatgactacactattcataagattactactaagatgttatgaatattgaattgctcatttattgtataacagactataagctgaattctttagacaaggcctaatcgccgcgtttcgctgtaaatgcggaacataaaaatatttaaacataaagtgaaatgcaaaaccgttgacttgaatcttagacctcacttcgctcggtcaatgaaacttTGGATATCTGAGTTCTTTTTAAAGTCCTATGCTATTCTACTTGTTCTACTGAGgtacattttgatttttttttcatagtacATGGCAGTTTGAAATTAactgttctattgatttattctaaTCTTGTCTACAGAATTGTGAAACTGTGGCATATGAGGAGTACTGTATGTCTAATTTTTTGTTATCCACGTCTGcatctattttcagtttgaagaactggatatcaatcttgattattcaaatgttttattgttcaacatacacacacattatttacattcatataaaaacaaaatttctttaAACCAATAAAGCCCAAGGTGAAAACCAGTGAGgggagaaaaatctaaattttcacatgaaagCATCACTCGAGAATATGTCACCCGGCCTCACAACAGAGAGTCCTAGAGTCCTTGACTTAGAATAGATACGTTGACGCACAATTTAAAgagtaacatacctgttaaatttcattgaaatctattgccgcgtttcgccgtatatgcggaacataaaaatattaaaaatatttagacataaagagaaatgcaaaaccgccgacttgaatcttatacctTGTCTAGTCTTGACTTAATCTCATAGTTGTACAGTCAGTGCCAGTGAGATTTTCTGCGAACACTTCATTGTTACCATAATATTTAGATGATGGTATTCCTAGATGAAATGGATCGGCGTGAATACGCCGAATGGATCGACTCGTATCATTTgaggataatgataatgatgatggaaCACTAATCTGTTAAAAGGAATAGTCTCCATTATGTTCTTAGGGATTTGCTTGTTATCATGTTTCTATAAAGTCGTCATATTATCAATTCgaagatcagccttcaaaaatttaggtcaacttatacatttcaactcacgtTGCTACACGTTTCAACTTAGCAAAACGACAAAgggaattagtattattattctctagagccctggaaatatccctgttattgttcttggtacTTATACAAAAAggactccataatacaaaaacaaaacagTCGTTGCAGGACAAagctagagaaagaagaagaagaagaagaagacgacagaaggagaagaagaacaagcgagaagaagaagataaaagaaaaaggagacaaaagaagaagaagaaggaagaagaggaagaagatgagaaataataagaaggaaaaatatagataggagaagattataaccgttgagtacactattttatctataaccactcttttcttgaattgaaaatttataaattactggtggtactcccatacagtaGCAGTCAGGGGtgtgtattcaaataccgttggataacatctttccaatattgttccatccatctagaagtatataatcttTTCTTTCTTACATcgatatcacttatgtataagttactgcagtatcaaaatttggcctTAACCTGAACAATTGAAAGTCACATTTAAATAGCTATTTTGGTGTTTGGTAGGAATAATACATTCACAtggaaatcaatttattcattaaaggcaatctacataattctaataggttctgataacccttaatgataaaataggtgttcaatgaataaatgaagcctaacaacttgaaatatatttcaaatcatttaagaataaattgattctacctcggtgctagtcagctttacatttgtacatgtatcattgtattgaattattaaatatttgatgatttttgtaaaacgacattttaatcctggactagtagttctatgaacagtagacctcgcgcagttataaaacacagcctcgtctcatactgttcataagagtaaatcctgtttgtatgctgtgtcggcaagatgtcggtgtgaaaacggctaatggctgttggggttagtgtatcaaaaatatgctaacatcaaaagctaatctccttcaacacactggcaacaggtcagcccgagttgaaagcagataaaggtcgagagaaaatactatgttttctttccgttattgattgcatgcgtcattgcatgcaatgaatagtcaacacgacagctgattttttactaagttacattgatatattaattgcatgcaattaaaaatccactcaacagctgaattattatggatgattctattctgatttttactgtaatattggcgttcgaaggagactttacccattgtattaaccttaaaatgcaaaatttccaaaaaaaccttgtatatacgtcgaggcacaatttaaaaagaaatatacctgtcaaatttcatggtaatctattgctgcgtttcgccgtaattgcggaacatataaacataaagagaaatgcaaaaccgtcgacttgaatcttagaactcacttcgcttggtcaacaaatttaaattttaagaaaccacaaatatcctggatgaaaaggggaatcaattgcTATGTAGATTTGAATCTAAATGTCTAGGATACACTAAACAGTccactaaattcatcattttttctccacaggagaaacgtttaaagctggcatcaaaataatgatgtcaccacattatttacatatgtaaattatatatttatatatgtatgtcacgtggattgaaggagcgttgtttgtcacgttgtttgttgattgaaggaagattccattttactatttaaataaatcataatgtaatttacttatccacttcgagatttacatagtgataataagtaggaaatggAATATATGGCAAACACctcagttgctatgtaggcctactgtattgtactctgtagtgtcttatttttcactaaagtgatgaagtatcaaaaaatactattattcagcattgtaatgtattattttcaatgtcatttttttctctttcttttcaataattcaaattttgttattattttaaataagtagataacttaactattgtttgtttttaatcatattatttgtattgttataatacatACTTGatagagttgagtgtaagagagggtcgactgcgccctaacttcgctctctaagaAAAacaaaggcagtcattctattctattcatgtcatcatatatatatatatatatatatatatatatatatatatatatatatatatatattaaaaaacagatgacatccaatttattagagcaaatggaatgccttcatcttcatgtgtaggcaacacatcacaccaaccttgttcctgtgagactgaccttgtctctgtgacactacacttgttcgaatgggactctacccctcttcttgttccactgacactacttgttccagtgaaacagaccttgtctctgtgagactcaccttgtctctgtgagactcaccttgtctc comes from Nilaparvata lugens isolate BPH unplaced genomic scaffold, ASM1435652v1 scaffold4217, whole genome shotgun sequence and encodes:
- the LOC120355682 gene encoding uncharacterized protein LOC120355682 → MQCVKQRLRRMLYGLSQLSQVLDTRLSKRVYHAYAQSVLQYGIIVWGGVSSASLEPLSVTQRTIIKKILKKEPRYPTSLLFSDFPVLNLRQLYIKTLLTYIRKHKIELLSNIQHNYQTRHRNNHGYSTPQLYHGIELRSSHYLAQIVYRNLPNDIREAESCSDVVYKRKLFKWLIGIGWAGTEGLLHSYAS